The genomic DNA TGCAGGATGCGGTAGATGACGGGATCGCGCATATTCAGATTGGGCGAACTCATGTCGATCTTGGCTCGCAGGCATTTTTCGCCGTCGGCGTATTTTCCCTCTCTCATTTCCGTAAAGAGGCGCAAATTTTCCTCCGCGGAACGGTTTCGGTACGGGCTCTCTTTGCCCGGTTCGGTCAACGTGCCGCGCAGATTTTTGATCTCTTCCGCGGAAAGGTCGCAGACGAACGCTTTGCCTTCTTTGATCAGGCGCGCCGCGCAATCGTAGATGACGTCGAAGAAGTCGGAAGCGTAGCACTCTTTCGCCCATTCGTAGCCCATCCAGCGGATATCGCCGCGGATGGCGTCCACAAATTCCGTCTTTTCTTTGGACGGGTTGGTGTCGTCGAAAAAGAGGTTGCATTTGCCGCCGTATTTTTGGGCGATCCCGAAATTGACGAACATGCTCTTGGCGTGCCCGATATGCAGATAGCCGTTGGGTTCGGGGGGAAAGCGCGTCTGGATCGCGGTGACTTTTCCCGCGTCTATATCCTCGTTGATAATCTGTTCGATAAAATTCGTCGCTTCGATCATAAGTTCTTCTCCGTATTTATTGCCGTAAATTTTAGAATTACACCTCTATTTTACTCTAAAAACCCGATAATTGCAAAAGTTTTTGCGGAGAATTTACGCTCTTCTTAAAAAAATATGCGGGGAATGCAAAAAGCGTTCCCCGCATAGCCGATTTTTACGACAAGCCGCTGATCTTGCCCGCCTCGTCGATGTCGATGCGTTCCGCGGCGGGATGTTTGCCGAGCCCGGGCATCAGCATGATATTGCCCGCGACCGCCACGATGAATTCCGCGCCGCCCTTTAATATTACGTCGCGCACGTGTACGGTAAAACCCTGCGGGCGTGCCAAAAGTTTTGCGTTATCGGAAAGAGAATACTGCGTCTTTGCGATGATGACGGGCAGTTCTTTATAGCCGCGCTTTTCGATATCCTCTATCTTACGGAGGGCAAGTTCGGAAAATTCCGCGCCGTCGCCGCCGTAGACGTTCTTTACGATATCGTCGATCTTTTTCACGACGCCGTCGCGAAGGTCGTACGAATAGGCGAGGCGGCTGGGCTGGTTCGCCGCCTTGACGACTGCCGCGGCAAGTTCTTTGCCGCCTTCGCCGCCCTGTAAAAACACGTCGGTAAATACCGCCTGCGCGCCCGCGTATTCGGTCATGCGCATGACAAGGTCGATCTCCGCCTGCGTATCGCTCGCAAAGCGGTTCATCGCGACCACGACGGGCTTTTTATAGACGTTCTTGATATTTTCGATATGCTTGACGAGGTTGGGCATGCCCGCTTCCAGCGCTTCGAGATTTTCCTCGGAAAGCGTCGTTTTGTCCGCGCCGCCGTGCAGTTTGAGCGCCTTGACGGTGGCGACCACTACCACGCAGTCGGGCTCGATGCCCGCGATGCGGCACTTGGTATCGAGAAATTTTTCCGCGCCGAGATCCGCGCCGAATCCCGCCTCGGTGACGACGTAGTCGGCAAGACTCATCGCCGCGTAGGTCGCCTGAATGCTGTTGCAGCCGTGCGCGATGTTTGCGAACGGTCCGCCGTGCACGATGGCGGGCGTGCCTTCGAGCGTCTGCACGAGGTTGGGTTTGATCGCGTCCTTCAAGAGCGTGCACATGGCGCCCTCCGCTTTTAAATCGCGCGCGTACACATATTCGCCCCTGCGGTTTTCGCCGACGATGATATTGCCCAGACGGCGTTTCAGATCGGAAAGCGAAGTCGCGAGGCATAAGATCGCCATCACCTCGCACGCCGCGGTGATCTCGAAGTGTTCTTCCCGCTCGACGCCCTCGCCGCCGCGCCCCACCGTCACGTTGCGCAAGGCGCGGTCGTTCATGTCCAGACAGCGGCGGAAATAAATTTTTTCGGGGTCGATATCCAGTTCGTTGCCGCGGAAGATATGATTGTCCAATACCGCGCACAAAAGATTGTTCGCCGCCGTGATGGCGTGCAGATCACCCGTAAAGTGCAGGTTGATATCCTCCATGGGCACGATCTGCGCGTAGCCGCCGCCCGCCGCGCCGCCCTTAATGCCGAACACGGGTCCGAGCGAAGGTTCCCTGAGCGCCAGGCAGACTTTTTTGCCGAGTTTGCGCATACCGTCGGCAAGGCCGATGGAAACGGTGGTCTTTCCCTCGCCCGAGGCGGTGGGATTGATGGCGGTCACCAAAACGAGTTTGGCTTTGCGCGCGGAAAAGTCGCCGCCGATCTTTGCCTTAAAGCGGCCGTATGATTCTAAATTTTGCGGCGCTATGCCCAGTTCCGCCGCCACGTCCGCG from Candidatus Borkfalkia ceftriaxoniphila includes the following:
- a CDS encoding formate--tetrahydrofolate ligase, coding for MLSDIEIAENCALRDIADVAAELGIAPQNLESYGRFKAKIGGDFSARKAKLVLVTAINPTASGEGKTTVSIGLADGMRKLGKKVCLALREPSLGPVFGIKGGAAGGGYAQIVPMEDINLHFTGDLHAITAANNLLCAVLDNHIFRGNELDIDPEKIYFRRCLDMNDRALRNVTVGRGGEGVEREEHFEITAACEVMAILCLATSLSDLKRRLGNIIVGENRRGEYVYARDLKAEGAMCTLLKDAIKPNLVQTLEGTPAIVHGGPFANIAHGCNSIQATYAAMSLADYVVTEAGFGADLGAEKFLDTKCRIAGIEPDCVVVVATVKALKLHGGADKTTLSEENLEALEAGMPNLVKHIENIKNVYKKPVVVAMNRFASDTQAEIDLVMRMTEYAGAQAVFTDVFLQGGEGGKELAAAVVKAANQPSRLAYSYDLRDGVVKKIDDIVKNVYGGDGAEFSELALRKIEDIEKRGYKELPVIIAKTQYSLSDNAKLLARPQGFTVHVRDVILKGGAEFIVAVAGNIMLMPGLGKHPAAERIDIDEAGKISGLS